GCTGAAGTGTTCGGAGACGTGACCATGACGGCCGCCTTACTAGATCGGCTGACTCATCACGTTCATACCTTTGTCCTAACGGGTCAATCATACCGACTAAAGCAAAGCAAGACACGAAGCGGGGTGACGAAAATGGCGGATCCCGGAGCATGCTCAGATCAGCCGGCGCCGTCCGAAACAGGTAGGATTTAGTGGTCAACTTTTCGATTGTCATTTACACACCCCAGTATCTCGGCAATGGTCTCGGCGGAGATACTTTGCAGTGTCATCACTACTGATGTAAGCGCCTGGCGTGTATATGGCTCTTGAGTACGCGCGGCAAGCCTCGTGAGTTCACTGATCTCGAATCCGTGTGTATTCGTGACTTTCATCCTTGGCATTGGCATGAACACTCGCTCCCTTCTACTGGGAGCCATTATACCAGCATAAGCGCCCAATATGGCAGGGAACTGTTCACTGCTGTGGTGCTTAGCTATAGTCGCACAGACGCCCAGTTCCACACGGGTCAATTCGCTTCGATAGCTTCCGCTCTGGAAGGCTCGACCACTCGCGTGGTCGTGAGTTTGGCGGACTTCTACGGGAAGGTCGAGCGCAACCTGGTGGCGGCACTTGAATGCGAGGGATGGCGGTTTGATCGCACCACGGGCGCCGATGGGCCCACGCGTGAACTCCTTGCGGACCTTCGCGACGAAGCTGTGGCCCACGGGCTTGAGATCTGCTCGTGCGCAGAGGCAGTCGACATGTCGGACCTGGGGATACGCCACGGCAAGTGCATCGATGACGAGCTGATTCGGAGCATATGGGGTATTGAGGTAGACGGCGGCAAGGACCCGGGCCAGAGGAGCGCGTGCGGCTGCGCGCCCAGCCGAGACACAGGCGCCAACAATACCTGCATCCACGGATGCAGATACTGCTACGCTACGGCTAGCTACAGAACGGCGCTCGACCGGTTCACCAGCCACAATCCGGACTCGCCGGATCTCGCCGGGCGGGTGCAATCAAGGGCCGGAGCGCAAAGGAGAAGAGGAATCCTCAGACACACAAGGCCAGGCTGAAAGCTCTGCAGGAAAGCGAGGACTTCGAGCGATAGGGGTCCGGAGAGCGCTGTTGTGCGTTGCCGAAAACGCCGGCGTATCCTCTTCCGAAGCATGCCGCATGGCTGTGCTGAGCACTGGGTCTGCCATCGTTGGCGTGAGCCCGAGCGAAACACCGAAAACGGGTGATAGACGAATGTGCTGTAATACAGTATGCTGTGACCATGGGGGTGGACGGCGTGGAAAGAAAGGACAAGTACAGGACGCAACTCTATCTAGATGAGGCCCGGTACCTCTTTCTCAAAGAGAGCGCGGCGAAGTAC
This window of the Clostridia bacterium genome carries:
- a CDS encoding ATP-binding protein — its product is AEVFGDVTMTAALLDRLTHHVHTFVLTGQSYRLKQSKTRSGVTKMADPGACSDQPAPSETGRI
- a CDS encoding DUF1848 family protein: MLSYSRTDAQFHTGQFASIASALEGSTTRVVVSLADFYGKVERNLVAALECEGWRFDRTTGADGPTRELLADLRDEAVAHGLEICSCAEAVDMSDLGIRHGKCIDDELIRSIWGIEVDGGKDPGQRSACGCAPSRDTGANNTCIHGCRYCYATASYRTALDRFTSHNPDSPDLAGRVQSRAGAQRRRGILRHTRPG